One Paenibacillus crassostreae DNA segment encodes these proteins:
- a CDS encoding GNAT family N-acetyltransferase, which yields MILFSEQDISIRTLEEEDADLLVKWLSNPVVLEFYEGRDRPHNKDLVKKHFYEDREEITQCIIQYNSTDIGYIQFYIIDDEEKEKYDYKDYKGKIYGMDQFIGEPDFWNRGFGSLLIQETVKYLIEIKGVNKILMDPQTWNTRALRVYEKNGFVKKKYLDKHEWHEGELRDCWLIEYER from the coding sequence ATGATTCTATTTAGTGAACAAGATATAAGTATTAGAACCCTTGAAGAAGAAGACGCTGATTTACTGGTGAAGTGGCTCTCAAATCCCGTTGTATTGGAGTTCTATGAAGGACGTGATCGCCCTCATAATAAGGACCTAGTAAAAAAACACTTTTATGAGGACAGAGAAGAAATAACTCAATGCATTATTCAATACAATTCAACTGATATCGGATACATTCAGTTCTACATAATTGATGATGAAGAGAAAGAAAAATATGATTATAAAGACTATAAGGGCAAAATCTATGGAATGGATCAATTCATTGGGGAACCTGATTTCTGGAACCGAGGATTTGGCTCGCTTTTAATACAAGAAACAGTTAAATATTTAATAGAAATTAAAGGAGTAAACAAAATATTAATGGATCCTCAGACTTGGAATACGAGAGCTCTTAGGGTTTATGAGAAGAATGGATTTGTAAAGAAGAAGTATCTTGATAAACATGAATGGCATGAAGGAGAATTAAGGGATTGCTGGCTAATTGAATATGAAAGATAA
- a CDS encoding GrpB family protein, with protein MDEQWRIAKYDSDWKYLFEELGMKLRESLQDTAIRIDHIGSTSVVGLEAKPIIDIQISVIDFDDLSQYQSKIERLGFVYRSENIDKTKGYFREIPGTRRTHIHVRQVGSLGEQISLLFRDYLRTHPEDCERYIVEKHRLMNFFRHDRVKYVDGKDPIIWDILKKATKWSQIKGWKPEKTDM; from the coding sequence ATGGATGAACAATGGAGAATAGCTAAGTATGATTCTGATTGGAAATATTTATTTGAAGAATTAGGTATGAAGTTAAGAGAATCATTGCAAGATACCGCAATAAGAATTGATCACATTGGATCAACTTCAGTAGTAGGATTAGAGGCGAAGCCCATAATAGATATTCAGATTTCTGTTATAGATTTTGATGATTTGTCCCAATATCAATCCAAAATTGAACGACTTGGATTTGTATATAGATCTGAAAACATCGACAAAACAAAAGGATATTTCCGAGAGATTCCAGGAACAAGAAGGACTCATATTCATGTTAGGCAAGTTGGAAGTTTAGGTGAACAGATTTCTTTACTTTTTAGAGATTATTTAAGAACTCATCCTGAAGATTGTGAACGTTATATAGTTGAAAAACACCGATTAATGAATTTTTTTCGTCATGATAGAGTGAAATATGTGGATGGAAAAGACCCTATTATTTGGGACATCCTTAAAAAGGCTACTAAATGGTCTCAAATAAAGGGATGGAAACCAGAAAAAACAGATATGTAG
- a CDS encoding aminoglycoside phosphotransferase family protein → MTQEEVLKGGNVNHIVRMANTVHRPTGYWSPCVHELLKHLEKEGYKGAPRFLGIDDSDREILTFISGEVSGNDYPELEPYMWSDETLVCLARLLRHFHDVTKGFTLVTEGRWQLSYADDTKHEVICHNDAALYNVVFQMGVPVALIDFDMAGPGPRMWDIAYSLYTSVPLSSFAPDYSSGSTVAYQSDLHAVERRRRIHLFFESYGIPVSNDLRQWIIQRLTALCDTLSNGATEGNPAFQKMVDEGHLVHYEREIRFVTDYFEDWI, encoded by the coding sequence GTGACTCAGGAAGAAGTGTTAAAAGGTGGTAATGTTAATCACATTGTCCGCATGGCGAATACTGTTCACCGGCCCACAGGTTATTGGAGTCCATGTGTTCATGAACTACTCAAACATTTGGAGAAAGAAGGCTATAAGGGAGCACCAAGATTTCTTGGAATCGATGACTCTGATCGCGAAATATTAACATTTATTTCTGGAGAAGTGTCAGGAAATGATTACCCTGAACTTGAACCGTACATGTGGTCGGACGAGACGCTTGTGTGTTTGGCACGCCTTTTGCGCCATTTTCATGATGTGACTAAAGGGTTCACTCTCGTGACGGAGGGCAGATGGCAGCTTAGCTACGCCGACGATACCAAGCACGAAGTGATCTGTCATAATGATGCTGCGTTGTATAATGTGGTCTTTCAAATGGGGGTACCTGTGGCGTTGATTGATTTTGACATGGCAGGACCTGGTCCGCGTATGTGGGATATTGCGTACTCCCTTTACACATCGGTTCCGCTTTCGAGTTTCGCACCTGACTATTCTTCAGGATCTACGGTAGCATACCAATCAGATTTACATGCCGTAGAGCGCCGTCGGAGAATTCATTTGTTTTTTGAATCGTATGGAATTCCCGTTTCTAATGATCTGCGACAGTGGATTATTCAACGTTTGACTGCACTGTGTGACACGTTGAGTAATGGTGCTACCGAAGGAAATCCTGCCTTTCAAAAAATGGTTGATGAGGGACACTTGGTGCACTATGAGCGCGAGATTCGATTTGTAACAGATTATTTCGAAGATTGGATATAG
- a CDS encoding SDR family NAD(P)-dependent oxidoreductase, which translates to MNKSYFIITGTSKGIGEQLAKMLLENGDFVCGIARGKSSILDKYENYSHIQFDLSDTSSVEHMMSEAIYRIDIKDVEMICLINNAAMLEPLKSIDQCTTEEINKNLQISLIAPMILTSCFIKQTNTFQRRRKIINISSGSGSYPAPEMSVYCTAKAGINMFTQCVGAEQSTQNSPVEIISVDPGMVDTELQVIAREKNDQEFKLAKNFKQAQQTGQLQTKENICNHLINIIDKRFDSGKLVSFLEG; encoded by the coding sequence GTGAACAAATCTTATTTCATAATTACTGGTACATCAAAGGGGATTGGAGAACAACTAGCCAAGATGCTACTTGAGAATGGCGACTTTGTTTGCGGGATTGCAAGAGGGAAATCTTCTATCCTTGATAAGTATGAGAATTACAGTCATATCCAGTTTGATTTAAGTGATACTTCAAGTGTTGAACACATGATGAGTGAGGCGATTTATCGAATTGACATAAAGGATGTGGAGATGATTTGTCTTATTAATAATGCTGCTATGCTTGAACCACTGAAATCAATTGATCAATGTACAACTGAAGAAATTAATAAGAACCTTCAAATAAGCTTGATAGCCCCAATGATATTAACCTCCTGTTTCATTAAACAAACAAATACTTTTCAAAGAAGACGAAAAATTATTAACATCTCTTCAGGTTCAGGAAGTTATCCTGCACCTGAAATGAGTGTGTACTGTACTGCGAAAGCTGGAATAAATATGTTTACTCAATGTGTAGGAGCAGAACAGTCGACCCAAAATTCACCTGTAGAAATTATCTCTGTTGATCCAGGAATGGTAGATACAGAGTTACAAGTAATTGCTAGAGAAAAGAACGATCAAGAATTCAAACTCGCTAAAAACTTTAAGCAAGCACAGCAAACCGGACAATTACAAACAAAAGAAAACATATGCAACCATTTAATAAATATTATCGATAAGCGCTTTGATTCTGGTAAACTAGTAAGTTTTCTTGAAGGGTGA
- a CDS encoding VOC family protein, which produces MSLIGEIHYFRIPVISLEESVKWYIECLGFHLRRQNEELAVFELKEGPLLVLVKADINSRGHFLINGKPEFSVGFTCPEIHKFHQQLIEQNVEVDEIIEEDGHFYFHFYDPSNNKLQVHW; this is translated from the coding sequence ATGTCGTTAATTGGAGAAATTCATTATTTCCGTATACCTGTAATTAGTTTAGAAGAGTCAGTTAAATGGTATATAGAATGTTTAGGATTTCATCTTAGAAGACAGAATGAAGAATTAGCTGTATTTGAACTAAAAGAAGGGCCATTACTAGTTTTAGTTAAGGCAGATATAAATTCAAGAGGTCACTTCTTAATAAACGGCAAACCAGAATTTTCAGTTGGCTTTACTTGCCCAGAAATTCATAAATTTCATCAGCAATTAATTGAACAGAACGTAGAAGTAGATGAAATAATAGAAGAAGATGGTCATTTTTATTTTCATTTCTATGATCCAAGTAATAATAAACTCCAAGTACATTGGTAA
- a CDS encoding DUF2691 family protein, with product MSSIRGVRFQNLDNNDYTLYDILKPLNIELYDWRLSYINIYGEGWEFDQPCIMKGKELLDLLETGYTHAIFGEFIGYKSKANLNDIDTYEEFLNSHAEVIFLLVDGGYFDAYIKDIEITNHYFTIIKQLDLNPELIDEDDSRTRLTVS from the coding sequence ATGAGTAGTATCAGAGGAGTTAGATTTCAAAATTTAGATAATAATGACTATACGCTTTACGATATTTTAAAACCATTAAATATTGAACTTTATGATTGGAGATTAAGTTATATCAATATCTATGGTGAGGGATGGGAATTTGATCAACCTTGTATTATGAAAGGTAAGGAATTATTAGACTTATTAGAAACTGGTTATACACACGCAATATTTGGAGAATTTATAGGTTACAAAAGTAAGGCTAATTTAAATGATATTGATACTTATGAAGAATTTCTAAATAGTCATGCCGAAGTTATTTTTTTATTAGTTGATGGTGGATATTTTGATGCCTACATAAAAGATATTGAAATTACAAATCATTATTTTACAATCATTAAACAATTAGATTTAAACCCTGAGTTAATAGATGAAGATGATTCAAGGACGAGATTGACTGTTTCTTAG
- a CDS encoding SDR family NAD(P)-dependent oxidoreductase codes for MKKILITGANRGLGYELLKVYINSGSIVYPLVRTRESAELLTQEFTINCYPIISDLNTDDSIYKIDNSLKEITTSIDILINNAGISGRGSLIEEVDTDEVNNLFNIHCLGPIRAVKGSIKYLRNSESPKIINISSRLGSLSRVASGEFNGMGFSYSYRMAKAAQNMLTICLSQELKNENIMVSAVHPGRLITRGGSPDSDTCPSVAAENIYMWISETNIESTGKYMEPNVKEIAW; via the coding sequence ATGAAGAAAATCCTTATTACAGGTGCCAATCGTGGTTTGGGCTATGAATTACTAAAAGTTTATATTAATTCAGGAAGCATTGTTTATCCTTTAGTTAGAACTAGAGAATCTGCAGAGCTTTTAACACAAGAGTTCACAATAAATTGTTACCCAATTATTTCAGATTTGAATACAGACGATTCTATATACAAAATCGATAATTCCTTAAAAGAAATAACTACATCAATAGATATTTTAATTAACAACGCTGGGATTTCGGGTAGGGGTAGTTTAATTGAGGAAGTAGACACAGATGAGGTAAATAACTTGTTCAATATTCACTGTCTTGGGCCTATTCGAGCAGTAAAAGGCAGTATAAAGTATTTGCGCAATTCAGAAAGCCCTAAAATAATTAATATATCTTCTAGACTTGGTTCTCTTAGTAGGGTGGCATCAGGTGAATTCAATGGAATGGGATTTTCGTATTCTTACCGAATGGCAAAAGCTGCACAAAACATGTTAACAATCTGCCTTAGTCAAGAGCTGAAAAATGAAAATATTATGGTAAGCGCTGTTCATCCAGGAAGATTGATAACTAGAGGAGGTTCGCCAGACTCAGATACTTGTCCTTCAGTTGCAGCCGAAAACATATATATGTGGATAAGCGAAACTAATATTGAGTCAACCGGAAAATACATGGAACCCAACGTTAAAGAGATTGCTTGGTAG
- a CDS encoding SRPBCC family protein, whose protein sequence is MPNIEHLQIANVSSSIVYDALTTSKGLSEVWTNELIVQNRTGLINEFRFGSNDITKMEILEIVSNSRVVWKCIDSDPEWIDTLVSFEIEEKNQKSYITLKHSNWREITTFYRFCNYNWAIFLYSLKSYCEDGVGLPYQKRKF, encoded by the coding sequence TTGCCAAACATTGAACACCTACAAATAGCTAATGTATCATCCTCTATTGTTTATGATGCCTTGACTACTTCGAAAGGACTGTCTGAAGTATGGACAAATGAACTTATAGTTCAAAATCGAACTGGATTAATAAACGAGTTTCGTTTTGGAAGTAACGACATCACAAAGATGGAGATACTTGAAATTGTTAGTAATAGCAGGGTGGTTTGGAAGTGTATAGATTCCGATCCCGAATGGATTGATACTCTTGTATCCTTTGAAATTGAAGAAAAAAATCAAAAGTCATACATTACCTTGAAGCATTCCAATTGGAGAGAAATTACAACATTCTATAGATTTTGTAATTATAATTGGGCAATATTCCTGTATAGCTTAAAATCATATTGTGAAGATGGAGTGGGCCTCCCGTATCAAAAACGTAAGTTCTAA
- a CDS encoding NUDIX hydrolase, whose amino-acid sequence MDKSPKHTVVAAAVVINDHNEILLLNGPKRGWEIPGGRVEEGESITSAVVRETKEETGIDIKINNFCGVFQNVSESVCSNLFLARPIGGEFKTSSESYEIGYFTIEEALDKVNWNSIKEQIRHCVNCKESLIIEFNNFEEIF is encoded by the coding sequence ATGGATAAGTCACCAAAGCATACTGTAGTTGCAGCAGCAGTTGTAATAAATGACCATAATGAGATATTACTACTTAATGGACCAAAGAGAGGTTGGGAGATCCCAGGAGGGCGAGTTGAAGAAGGGGAGTCAATAACATCTGCTGTAGTTAGAGAGACTAAAGAAGAAACAGGAATAGACATTAAGATTAACAATTTTTGTGGCGTTTTTCAGAATGTTAGTGAATCAGTTTGTAGCAATTTATTTTTAGCAAGACCAATTGGTGGAGAATTTAAAACTTCAAGTGAGAGCTATGAGATTGGTTATTTTACTATTGAAGAGGCACTGGACAAAGTGAATTGGAATAGCATTAAAGAACAGATTAGACATTGCGTGAACTGTAAGGAATCTCTAATAATTGAGTTTAATAATTTTGAAGAGATATTCTAA
- a CDS encoding shikimate kinase, translating to MMNIVLIGMPTAGKSTVGVILAKVKGYDFVDSDLVIQNQENRLLKDIIAQEGIDSFISIENRTNASLFVNHSIIATGGSVIYGDEAMAHLKDIGTVVYLKLSYETIQERLENAKQRGVVLRENQTLLQLYQERCPLYESYADVIIDAENLGIEELIEKILDQLPS from the coding sequence ATGATGAATATTGTACTAATCGGTATGCCGACTGCAGGGAAAAGCACAGTCGGCGTTATATTGGCTAAGGTAAAGGGTTATGATTTTGTAGACAGTGATCTTGTAATTCAAAATCAAGAAAATCGACTCTTAAAAGACATTATTGCGCAAGAGGGAATCGACAGCTTCATTTCAATAGAGAACCGTACAAATGCCTCTTTATTTGTTAATCATTCCATAATTGCCACAGGGGGAAGTGTGATTTATGGAGATGAGGCGATGGCACACTTGAAAGATATTGGAACTGTAGTCTATCTAAAGTTAAGTTACGAAACGATACAAGAACGTCTGGAAAATGCAAAACAAAGAGGCGTAGTTTTAAGAGAAAATCAAACATTACTTCAGCTATATCAGGAAAGATGCCCTTTATATGAGTCGTATGCAGACGTAATTATTGATGCTGAAAATCTTGGAATTGAAGAATTAATAGAAAAAATATTGGATCAGTTACCTTCATAA
- a CDS encoding VOC family protein: MKVQDLGTVFIRVSNLDRALPFYSDVLGLQLRNVEQWDDGRGANYIFPNQSTLLTLIEVGESCEPLKHPIFNLYCNSILEAYEELNNKGIVLGPINKWASDWNDHIDFDIYDPDGNAINLIEWTHRK, encoded by the coding sequence ATGAAAGTACAAGATCTAGGAACAGTTTTTATTCGAGTTAGTAATTTGGATAGAGCGCTACCGTTTTATTCTGATGTGCTTGGTTTACAATTGCGTAATGTTGAACAATGGGATGATGGTAGAGGAGCTAATTATATTTTTCCAAACCAATCAACACTACTAACTTTAATTGAAGTTGGAGAATCATGTGAACCTTTAAAACATCCAATCTTTAATTTGTATTGTAACAGCATTTTAGAAGCATATGAAGAACTTAATAATAAAGGAATTGTCTTAGGACCAATTAATAAGTGGGCTTCAGATTGGAATGACCATATTGATTTTGATATTTATGATCCAGATGGAAATGCAATTAATTTAATAGAATGGACTCATAGAAAGTAA
- a CDS encoding SMI1/KNR4 family protein, whose translation MINQAELMWKNIIEKGTRRNEDFKDRLYLQPGASDEDFQLIEKTIDITFPKEMKDFYKVHNGQDWRIGGECFVRNLTLSPITEIIENWMFLQGEFEPDELEPDIDSAIKPYLWNPKWIPIAENGGGDYLCLDTDPSDVGSVGQVLYFWHDWGKRSIEAGNLFEFLQICLKEDDN comes from the coding sequence GTGATCAATCAAGCGGAGTTAATGTGGAAAAACATTATAGAAAAGGGGACACGTAGGAATGAGGATTTTAAAGATAGATTATATTTACAACCAGGTGCTAGTGATGAAGATTTTCAGCTAATCGAAAAAACTATTGATATAACGTTTCCCAAGGAAATGAAAGATTTTTATAAGGTTCATAATGGACAGGACTGGAGGATAGGAGGAGAGTGTTTTGTGAGGAATTTAACTCTTTCTCCAATTACAGAAATTATCGAAAACTGGATGTTTTTACAGGGAGAATTTGAGCCCGATGAATTAGAACCCGATATTGATAGTGCGATTAAGCCGTATCTTTGGAATCCGAAATGGATTCCGATTGCTGAGAATGGTGGAGGAGATTATCTCTGCCTGGATACAGATCCATCAGATGTAGGAAGTGTAGGACAAGTGCTGTATTTTTGGCACGACTGGGGAAAACGCTCTATTGAAGCAGGGAATCTTTTTGAATTTCTCCAGATTTGTTTAAAGGAAGATGACAACTGA
- a CDS encoding putative holin-like toxin produces the protein MEVKDAITIMFLFGMFILALLTYINNNNKRK, from the coding sequence ATGGAAGTAAAAGATGCAATAACGATTATGTTCCTATTTGGAATGTTTATCCTTGCTCTTTTAACATACATTAATAATAACAACAAGAGAAAATAA
- a CDS encoding cysteine hydrolase family protein, producing MENRKALIVIDVQIGMFDPNYPIFKEKELLEKIKNLISKARSIGTQVIYVQHNESVGEPLETRKPGWEIHPNIQPTEGDVIVQKTTPDSFHMTILQEELEKRSINELIITGLQTDMCIDATCQRAYRNGYKVTLVSDAHSTMDSNNLLAKEIIDNHNNELKRFANIKESREVFI from the coding sequence ATGGAGAATAGAAAAGCACTTATTGTTATTGATGTACAGATTGGAATGTTTGACCCTAATTACCCTATATTCAAAGAGAAAGAGTTACTAGAAAAGATTAAGAACCTGATATCGAAAGCCCGATCAATAGGTACACAAGTTATTTACGTACAGCATAATGAAAGTGTAGGAGAACCACTCGAAACTAGAAAGCCGGGTTGGGAAATACATCCGAACATTCAACCGACTGAGGGTGATGTGATTGTTCAGAAAACTACCCCGGATTCATTTCATATGACGATATTACAAGAAGAACTTGAGAAGCGATCGATTAATGAGTTAATCATAACGGGCTTACAAACAGATATGTGTATTGATGCAACGTGTCAGAGAGCATATAGGAATGGATATAAAGTAACTCTTGTAAGCGATGCCCACAGTACAATGGATAGTAATAATCTCTTGGCGAAAGAGATTATCGATAATCATAATAATGAGTTGAAGCGGTTTGCAAATATTAAGGAAAGTAGAGAAGTATTTATATAG
- a CDS encoding NIPSNAP family protein: MIYRRKTYIVESTFVEEFNQLFNEILLPSQLKYGARLIGRWLIDKDENNTEVFAMWEYDSYEDYERIESQIKSDKEHVMKVQKRFDQIGRERLKQVLKEDIKQEFVKSTVTREKTILN, from the coding sequence ATGATCTATAGAAGAAAAACATACATAGTCGAATCAACTTTCGTTGAGGAGTTTAATCAATTATTTAATGAAATATTATTACCGTCTCAGCTAAAGTATGGTGCTAGGTTAATTGGACGATGGTTGATCGATAAGGATGAGAATAATACCGAGGTATTCGCTATGTGGGAATATGACAGTTATGAAGATTACGAAAGAATAGAGAGTCAGATAAAATCAGATAAAGAACATGTAATGAAGGTGCAAAAACGATTTGATCAAATAGGTAGAGAACGATTGAAACAGGTACTTAAAGAAGACATTAAACAGGAGTTTGTTAAAAGCACAGTAACAAGAGAAAAAACAATATTGAATTAA